A single window of Bacteroidota bacterium DNA harbors:
- a CDS encoding polysaccharide deacetylase family protein, with protein sequence MVFHKIIPEYDATWPGIHPDLFEKILLRLKKRYTIRPISDLLTKKPEELKDACFITFDDGYKDYLDYAYPILKRHQVPSALFVLPYQISNKGHIWTSAISFFIKHYPFEEIELFFKNHKVQIEDYSNNYFKLNHSITRKLCKLQAKDRVVIINALRQKFIEDTRVIENELLSFDELRALNPNLTQVESHSFSHPSFKVETDENFIDLELKESKEVIERELNKSVSAFAFPFAEYNELSFNKMKRYYKMCFTNINDFVYLDKLKNDPEQLFDLNRFYIHQNSAEEVFMLINGFHRIFKR encoded by the coding sequence TTGGTATTCCACAAAATCATTCCGGAATATGATGCTACGTGGCCCGGCATTCATCCCGACTTGTTTGAAAAAATATTGCTCCGCTTAAAAAAACGCTACACCATTCGCCCTATTTCCGATTTGCTAACTAAAAAACCGGAAGAATTAAAGGATGCTTGTTTTATTACTTTTGATGATGGATATAAAGATTATCTCGATTATGCCTATCCAATTTTGAAAAGGCATCAAGTCCCATCTGCGTTATTTGTTCTGCCTTATCAGATTTCGAACAAGGGTCATATTTGGACTTCAGCAATCAGCTTTTTCATAAAACACTATCCTTTTGAAGAAATAGAATTATTTTTTAAAAATCATAAAGTACAAATTGAAGATTATTCAAATAACTATTTTAAACTAAACCATTCTATTACAAGAAAATTATGCAAATTACAAGCTAAAGATCGTGTAGTTATAATTAACGCTTTACGTCAGAAATTCATTGAGGATACTCGCGTGATAGAAAACGAACTACTTTCGTTTGATGAACTTCGTGCCTTAAATCCAAATCTTACGCAGGTAGAATCACATAGCTTTTCGCATCCTAGTTTTAAAGTAGAGACAGATGAAAACTTTATTGATCTTGAATTGAAGGAGTCGAAAGAAGTAATAGAAAGAGAATTAAATAAATCTGTAAGCGCATTTGCTTTCCCCTTTGCAGAATACAACGAATTATCCTTCAATAAAATGAAACGTTATTATAAAATGTGTTTCACCAATATCAACGATTTTGTTTACTTAGATAAATTAAAAAACGACCCTGAACAACTTTTTGATCTCAATCGCTTTTATATTCATCAAAATAGTGCCGAAGAAGTCTTTATGCTAATCAACGGGTTTCATAGAATCTTTAAGCGCTAA
- a CDS encoding peptidoglycan bridge formation glycyltransferase FemA/FemB family protein, translated as MALKNINKLKYRRGIFSVNEIFLISSEEVSDDINYFIQVPENTQNNLSEFYTLLINLEQAENDIWEAIYHRTRDEINSFLKNQNFEYDFIFPVSVDAMPQYIKLYDDFAEHKAIRKAEAFRLKAYCEQGLMAVSYIRQGDNYLCVNFYRITKQRASNLYSFHLKHKNKGEASSSHYGRAHRALHWLDIKECKKLGAEVYDFCGWYNGNSDTHLLGINKFKEQFGGYKVKEYSGVIYKNVFLRFLKRLFHAG; from the coding sequence GTGGCACTTAAGAATATAAATAAATTAAAGTATCGACGAGGCATCTTCTCGGTTAATGAGATTTTTTTAATTTCTTCAGAAGAGGTTAGCGATGATATTAACTACTTTATTCAGGTGCCTGAAAACACGCAAAATAACTTAAGCGAGTTTTATACTTTACTGATTAATCTTGAACAAGCCGAAAATGATATTTGGGAAGCCATTTATCATAGGACTAGAGACGAAATAAATTCATTTCTGAAAAATCAAAATTTCGAATATGACTTTATCTTTCCGGTATCGGTAGATGCCATGCCGCAATATATTAAATTGTATGACGACTTTGCGGAACACAAAGCCATTCGTAAAGCCGAAGCCTTCCGGTTAAAGGCTTATTGCGAGCAAGGATTGATGGCAGTTTCTTACATCCGTCAGGGCGATAATTATTTGTGCGTTAATTTTTATCGAATAACTAAACAAAGAGCTTCTAATTTGTATTCGTTTCACTTAAAGCATAAAAATAAGGGAGAAGCATCAAGCTCGCATTATGGCAGGGCTCATCGTGCACTTCATTGGCTGGATATAAAAGAATGTAAGAAGCTTGGAGCTGAGGTGTATGATTTTTGTGGTTGGTATAATGGCAATTCCGACACACATTTACTGGGAATTAATAAATTCAAGGAGCAGTTTGGCGGCTATAAGGTGAAGGAGTATAGCGGCGTTATATATAAGAATGTATTTCTTCGTTTTTTAAAGAGATTATTTCATGCAGGATAA
- a CDS encoding class I SAM-dependent methyltransferase, with the protein MQDNLETYNSTHVVHWYDGFSGLMPVEKSIFERHFKSDKCGNLLDIGIGAGRTTAHLLNYCKQYVGIDYSENLIQKAKLKFVELDLRCMNAVDLGTFSEGSFDFVNFSFNGIDYASLDDRAKILSEINRVLKPGGVFFFSTHNKNAHNFNLSPWLNSKNSAWINLKTFLKLLPYMRRHFKKRKFEIYEKEYAVINNCAHNYGLMTFHSTPEFVKKQLDKQGFDGVEFYNLAGERTDDSSTDEWLFVVCKKTISA; encoded by the coding sequence ATGCAGGATAATTTGGAGACATACAACTCAACTCATGTTGTACATTGGTACGATGGCTTTTCGGGCTTGATGCCTGTAGAGAAGTCTATTTTTGAAAGGCATTTTAAAAGTGACAAGTGTGGCAATTTACTTGATATCGGAATCGGTGCGGGGCGAACTACAGCGCATCTTTTAAATTACTGCAAACAATATGTGGGAATCGATTATTCAGAAAATCTTATTCAAAAAGCCAAGTTAAAATTCGTTGAGCTTGATTTAAGATGCATGAATGCGGTGGATTTAGGAACTTTTAGTGAAGGCTCGTTCGACTTTGTTAATTTTTCGTTTAATGGTATAGATTACGCGTCGTTAGACGATAGAGCAAAAATTTTATCTGAGATAAACAGGGTGTTAAAACCGGGAGGTGTTTTCTTTTTCTCAACACATAATAAAAACGCGCATAATTTTAATCTCTCTCCGTGGCTGAATTCTAAAAATAGTGCGTGGATTAATTTAAAGACTTTTTTGAAATTACTTCCTTATATGCGTAGGCATTTTAAAAAGCGAAAATTTGAAATATACGAAAAGGAGTATGCCGTAATTAATAATTGCGCGCATAATTATGGGTTAATGACATTTCACAGTACGCCTGAATTTGTAAAGAAGCAATTGGATAAGCAGGGCTTTGATGGCGTTGAATTTTATAACTTAGCAGGTGAAAGAACGGATGATAGCTCTACAGACGAGTGGTTGTTTGTGGTTTGTAAAAAGACTATTAGCGCTTAA